Proteins from one candidate division KSB1 bacterium genomic window:
- a CDS encoding 4Fe-4S dicluster domain-containing protein: MAQVRKETRSRGLVVIDAEECKGCGLCVEVCPPTVLKISEALNRMGYHPAQYIGVACTGCGVCFYVCPEPAAITVYKRLESKISVAEAAV; encoded by the coding sequence ATGGCACAAGTGCGAAAAGAAACCAGAAGCCGCGGTCTTGTCGTGATCGACGCCGAAGAATGCAAAGGCTGCGGCCTCTGCGTTGAAGTATGTCCGCCCACGGTGCTGAAAATTTCCGAAGCGCTCAATCGCATGGGTTATCACCCGGCGCAATATATCGGCGTGGCGTGCACGGGCTGCGGCGTGTGTTTTTATGTCTGCCCGGAGCCGGCGGCGATTACGGTGTACAAAAGGCTGGAGTCAAAAATTTCCGTGGCGGAAGCAGCGGTGTGA
- a CDS encoding 3-methyl-2-oxobutanoate dehydrogenase subunit VorB, whose product MNQQLIKGNEAVVKAALLAGCRAYFGYPITPASEIAESAAEYFPKIGGIFLQAESEVASINMLYGAASAGMRAMTASSSPGISLMQEGLSYMAGAELPGVVVDIMRGGPGLGNIAPEQADYFQIVKGGGHGNYRVIALAPNSAQEMCDLTILAFDLADKYRNPAIVLADGFIGQMMEPVNFPEPVSRLPQKKWAVMGTPETRDNLISSIELVPEALEAHVHHLQAKYETIAKNEVRYEGYRLDDAEIVTIGYGIVARLLRTAVDMARARDIPVGLLRPVTLWPFPSQKIGELADQAYGFLVCELSTGQMVEDVRLAVRDWVPVEFYGRAGGVVPSSEELFQQIVEFWNKVDGMDV is encoded by the coding sequence ATGAACCAACAACTGATCAAAGGCAATGAAGCCGTCGTGAAAGCGGCGCTGCTCGCCGGCTGCCGCGCGTACTTCGGTTATCCGATCACGCCGGCGAGCGAGATCGCCGAATCCGCCGCGGAATATTTTCCGAAAATTGGCGGCATCTTTTTGCAAGCGGAAAGCGAAGTCGCTTCGATCAACATGCTTTACGGCGCGGCCTCAGCCGGCATGCGCGCCATGACCGCCTCTTCGAGCCCCGGCATTTCATTGATGCAGGAAGGTCTTTCGTACATGGCCGGCGCGGAACTGCCGGGAGTTGTTGTTGATATCATGCGCGGTGGGCCCGGCCTTGGCAACATCGCGCCGGAGCAGGCGGATTATTTTCAAATCGTCAAAGGCGGCGGTCACGGCAATTACCGCGTCATCGCGCTCGCGCCCAACAGCGCCCAGGAAATGTGTGATCTCACGATCCTCGCGTTTGACTTGGCGGACAAGTATCGCAACCCGGCCATCGTTTTGGCCGATGGTTTCATCGGGCAAATGATGGAACCGGTAAATTTTCCCGAGCCGGTTTCCAGGCTGCCGCAAAAAAAATGGGCGGTGATGGGCACGCCGGAGACGCGCGATAATTTGATCTCCTCGATTGAGTTGGTTCCCGAAGCGCTGGAGGCACACGTTCATCATTTGCAAGCCAAATACGAAACAATTGCGAAGAACGAAGTTCGTTATGAAGGCTACCGCCTGGATGATGCTGAGATCGTCACGATCGGCTATGGCATTGTCGCGCGGCTTTTGCGCACCGCGGTCGATATGGCGCGGGCGCGCGATATTCCCGTCGGCTTGCTGCGGCCGGTCACGTTGTGGCCTTTTCCCAGCCAAAAGATCGGCGAACTGGCGGATCAAGCCTATGGCTTTTTGGTTTGCGAGCTGAGCACCGGCCAGATGGTGGAAGACGTCCGTCTGGCGGTTCGCGACTGGGTGCCGGTGGAATTTTACGGCCGCGCCGGCGGCGTCGTGCCCAGCTCAGAAGAATTGTTCCAGCAGATCGTGGAGTTTTGGAATAAAGTTGATGGTATGGATGTTTGA
- a CDS encoding 2-oxoacid:acceptor oxidoreductase family protein, with translation MEATILRRPESLYEVFVRKPGVDKSSTHYCPGCGHGVIHKLIAEAMDDFGIRDRTVFVSPVGCAVFAYYYMKCGNIQAAHGRAPAVATGVKRSLPHSIVISYQGDGDLAAIGGNEILHAANRGENISVIFVNNAIYGMTGGQMAPTTLLGMKTTTTPYGRTLTNEGYPIRICELLSTLEAPAYIERVAITDAKNVMSARKAIRKAIQYQIEGRGFTLVELLSTCPTGWKLSPTASKKWLIENMLPVFPLGVYKDKKEGIASMPPSNGVAPNAETIRRLLDLPNEKTDGRQKANAGLGQLNPRLKLAGFGGQGILFMGVALAEAGMRAGRQVSWLPSYGPEMRGGTANCHVIISDKPIGSPLVSETDVLVAMNRPSLEKFQSEVRPGGMILYDSSLISGVVLREEVKAYAVPATKIADQLGNAKVANVVMLGAYLALSDLLPDSVMLAAINEKAISRPGLAEFNTKAFFAGKNFVLKGN, from the coding sequence ATGGAAGCAACAATTCTGCGACGCCCGGAATCCTTGTACGAAGTTTTTGTCCGCAAGCCCGGCGTCGATAAATCATCGACGCATTACTGCCCCGGCTGCGGCCACGGCGTGATTCACAAGCTGATTGCGGAAGCGATGGACGATTTCGGCATCCGTGATCGCACCGTATTCGTCTCGCCGGTCGGCTGTGCGGTGTTTGCTTATTATTACATGAAATGCGGAAATATTCAGGCGGCGCATGGCCGCGCGCCGGCGGTGGCGACGGGTGTCAAGCGCTCGCTGCCGCATAGCATCGTCATCAGCTATCAGGGCGACGGCGATCTTGCGGCCATCGGCGGCAACGAAATTTTGCACGCCGCCAACCGCGGGGAAAACATCTCGGTGATTTTCGTCAACAACGCGATTTACGGCATGACCGGCGGCCAGATGGCTCCCACGACTTTGTTAGGCATGAAAACCACGACCACCCCCTACGGCCGCACCCTGACGAATGAAGGTTACCCCATACGTATTTGCGAATTGCTCTCTACTCTCGAAGCGCCGGCCTACATCGAGCGCGTCGCCATCACCGATGCGAAGAATGTGATGAGCGCGCGCAAAGCCATTCGCAAAGCCATTCAGTATCAGATCGAAGGCCGCGGTTTTACGCTCGTCGAGCTGCTTTCGACCTGCCCGACTGGCTGGAAACTTTCCCCGACCGCCTCAAAAAAATGGTTGATCGAAAACATGCTGCCGGTGTTTCCGCTCGGCGTTTATAAGGACAAAAAAGAAGGGATCGCGTCTATGCCGCCATCTAACGGCGTCGCGCCGAATGCGGAAACGATTCGCCGGCTGCTCGACCTTCCCAACGAGAAAACCGATGGCCGGCAAAAAGCAAATGCCGGCCTGGGCCAACTGAATCCGCGCTTAAAACTCGCCGGCTTTGGCGGCCAGGGCATTCTGTTCATGGGCGTGGCCTTGGCCGAGGCGGGCATGCGTGCCGGACGGCAGGTGAGCTGGCTGCCGAGCTACGGCCCGGAAATGCGCGGCGGCACAGCGAATTGTCACGTCATCATTTCGGACAAACCGATTGGCTCGCCGCTGGTTTCCGAAACCGACGTGCTGGTGGCGATGAACCGGCCCTCGCTCGAAAAATTTCAATCCGAGGTGCGGCCCGGCGGCATGATTCTTTATGATAGCTCGCTGATTTCCGGCGTGGTGTTGCGCGAGGAAGTGAAGGCTTATGCGGTGCCGGCGACGAAGATTGCCGATCAACTTGGCAATGCCAAAGTCGCCAACGTGGTGATGCTGGGCGCGTATCTTGCGCTTTCCGATTTGCTGCCGGACAGCGTGATGCTCGCGGCGATCAATGAAAAAGCGATTTCGCGCCCCGGTTTGGCGGAATTTAATACCAAAGCCTTTTTTGCCGGAAAGAACTTCGTCTTGAAAGGAAATTAA
- a CDS encoding leucine dehydrogenase yields MKTFTAMREYNHEEVIFCQDRDSGLRAIIAIHDTTLGPALGGTRMWPYKSEDEALEDVLRLSRGMTYKSAAAGLNLGGGKAVIIGDPQRDKNEVLFRAFGRFVHGLNGRFITGEDVGTEVNDMVWVKMETPWVLGIPEIIGGSGDPSPVTARGVYFGLKACCEAVFDTSSLRGRNVAIQGVGHVGFYLAEFLHKEGAKLFVSDIHKNRVQRCVEAFGATAVDPEKIYDSDAEIFAPCALGAIINDETIHRLKCKIIAGGANNQLADEIKHGRMLMEKRILYAPDYVINAGGLINVANELEGYHREKALKEAEGIYSTLKKIIEIARQENIPTGEASNRFAERRIEQVAKLKRMHVLSMPRQIRGERYAW; encoded by the coding sequence ATGAAGACATTCACTGCCATGCGCGAATACAATCACGAAGAAGTGATCTTCTGCCAGGATCGCGATTCCGGCCTGCGCGCGATCATTGCGATTCACGACACCACGCTGGGGCCGGCGCTGGGCGGCACGAGAATGTGGCCATACAAATCCGAAGACGAGGCGCTGGAAGATGTGCTGCGGCTTTCGCGCGGGATGACGTACAAATCCGCGGCCGCCGGCCTGAATTTGGGCGGCGGCAAAGCCGTGATCATCGGCGATCCGCAGCGCGACAAGAATGAAGTTTTATTCCGCGCCTTTGGCCGTTTTGTGCACGGACTTAATGGCCGGTTCATTACCGGTGAAGACGTCGGCACCGAAGTCAACGACATGGTGTGGGTCAAAATGGAAACGCCGTGGGTGCTCGGCATTCCCGAAATCATCGGCGGCAGCGGCGATCCCTCCCCGGTCACCGCGCGCGGCGTTTACTTCGGTCTCAAAGCCTGTTGCGAAGCGGTCTTTGACACCAGCTCCCTACGCGGCCGCAACGTGGCGATTCAAGGTGTTGGCCACGTCGGCTTTTATCTCGCCGAATTTTTGCACAAGGAAGGCGCCAAGCTTTTTGTCAGCGACATTCATAAAAACCGTGTCCAGCGCTGTGTTGAAGCCTTTGGCGCCACCGCCGTCGATCCCGAAAAAATTTATGACAGCGATGCCGAAATCTTTGCGCCGTGCGCCCTCGGCGCCATCATCAACGATGAAACCATTCACCGCTTGAAATGCAAAATCATCGCCGGCGGCGCCAACAACCAGCTCGCCGATGAGATCAAGCACGGCCGCATGTTGATGGAAAAGCGCATTCTTTACGCGCCGGACTACGTGATCAACGCCGGCGGCCTGATCAATGTTGCCAACGAGCTGGAAGGCTATCATCGCGAGAAAGCGCTCAAAGAAGCCGAAGGCATTTACAGCACGCTCAAGAAGATCATCGAAATCGCCCGCCAGGAAAACATCCCGACCGGCGAGGCCTCCAATCGTTTTGCCGAGCGCCGCATCGAGCAAGTGGCCAAACTCAAACGCATGCACGTTCTCAGCATGCCGCGCCAGATTCGCGGCGAGCGGTATGCGTGGTGA
- a CDS encoding NADP-dependent malic enzyme encodes MISKESALRYHSEGRKGKIEVISTKPCATQTDLSLAYTPGVAEPCREIHQSPDKIWEYTSRGNLVAVVSNGTAVLGLGDIGAGAGKPVMEGKGVLFKRFADIDVFDIELNSHDPDEIIKAVQLMEPTFGGINLEDIKAPECFYIEETLKKTMKIPVFHDDQHGTAIISGAALLNALEIVGKDIRKVKVVFNGAGASGIACANYYLSLGVERRNLILCDTKGVVYAGRKEGMNPYKARLAAETKARTLAEAVEGADVFVGLSGPNIFTKEMVKSMAKDPIIFAMANPDPEITYEDATSVRSDLIMATGRSDYPNQVNNVLGFPFIFRGALDVRATAINEEMKHAATRALADLAREPVPYSVIKAYRLHSLKFGREYIIPKPFDPRVLLWVAPAVAKAAMDTGVAQKKIDLAKYREELEGRLGVARKFMRVMINKAKDQPKRIVYPEGDTPAVLKACEMILDEGIAHPILLGDEKAIHQQIEEMRLRLCGGVEMINPAVSAKLPLYIEKFYELRKRKGVTLRDAEELMRHRHYFGPMMVHLGEADGLVAGLTKHYPETLRPALQIIKLREGVSKVAGLYAMVFKEGVYFIADATVNIEPSAEELAEIAMLAAQTARRFNVEPRVALLSFSNFGSVKHPLAEKVQQALAILRHKAVDFVVDGEMQADTAVVPEIVDEFYPFCRLKGGANVLIFPDLISGNVAYKLLQRLGHAEAIGPILMGMKKPVHVLQIGSMNETDVVNMTALAVVEAQMSEK; translated from the coding sequence ATGATCTCCAAAGAATCCGCCCTGCGCTATCACAGTGAAGGGCGAAAAGGCAAAATAGAAGTCATTTCCACCAAACCCTGCGCGACGCAAACGGATCTTTCGTTGGCCTACACGCCGGGCGTGGCCGAACCCTGCCGGGAGATTCATCAATCACCGGACAAAATTTGGGAGTATACTTCCCGCGGCAATCTGGTGGCGGTGGTTTCCAACGGCACCGCCGTGCTGGGCCTTGGCGACATCGGCGCCGGCGCCGGCAAGCCGGTGATGGAAGGCAAGGGTGTGCTCTTCAAACGCTTCGCCGACATCGACGTGTTTGACATCGAGCTGAATTCGCATGATCCGGATGAAATCATCAAAGCCGTGCAGTTGATGGAACCGACGTTTGGCGGCATCAATCTCGAAGACATTAAGGCGCCGGAATGCTTTTACATTGAAGAGACATTGAAGAAGACGATGAAAATCCCGGTTTTTCACGATGACCAGCACGGCACCGCCATCATCTCCGGGGCGGCGCTGCTCAATGCGCTGGAAATCGTCGGCAAGGACATTCGCAAAGTGAAAGTCGTCTTCAACGGCGCGGGCGCTTCGGGAATCGCCTGTGCCAATTATTATTTGAGCCTCGGCGTTGAGCGGCGCAATTTAATTTTGTGCGATACCAAAGGCGTGGTTTATGCCGGCCGCAAAGAAGGCATGAATCCTTACAAAGCCAGGCTCGCTGCCGAAACCAAAGCGCGCACGTTAGCCGAAGCCGTCGAGGGCGCGGATGTATTCGTTGGTCTCTCCGGACCAAATATTTTCACGAAAGAGATGGTCAAATCGATGGCAAAGGATCCGATCATTTTTGCGATGGCGAATCCCGATCCTGAAATTACGTATGAAGATGCCACGTCCGTGCGCAGCGATTTGATCATGGCCACCGGCCGCTCGGATTATCCCAATCAAGTCAACAACGTCCTCGGCTTTCCGTTTATCTTTCGCGGCGCGCTGGATGTGCGGGCGACCGCGATTAACGAGGAGATGAAGCACGCCGCAACGCGCGCGTTGGCTGATCTTGCCAGGGAACCCGTGCCGTATTCGGTGATCAAAGCTTATCGCCTGCACAGTCTCAAATTTGGCCGCGAGTACATCATTCCAAAACCGTTCGACCCGCGCGTGTTGCTGTGGGTGGCGCCGGCGGTGGCGAAAGCGGCGATGGACACGGGAGTGGCGCAGAAAAAAATAGATCTCGCCAAGTATCGCGAAGAATTGGAAGGCCGCCTCGGCGTTGCGCGAAAATTCATGCGCGTGATGATCAACAAAGCCAAAGATCAGCCGAAACGGATCGTTTATCCGGAAGGCGATACCCCGGCCGTGCTGAAAGCGTGCGAAATGATTCTCGATGAAGGCATCGCGCATCCGATTTTGCTGGGCGACGAAAAAGCCATTCACCAGCAAATCGAAGAGATGCGCCTGCGCTTGTGCGGCGGCGTGGAAATGATCAATCCCGCCGTCTCGGCGAAGCTGCCTTTGTATATTGAAAAATTTTACGAGCTGCGAAAACGCAAAGGTGTAACGCTCCGCGACGCCGAAGAGTTGATGCGCCATCGCCATTATTTTGGCCCGATGATGGTCCATCTCGGCGAAGCCGATGGTTTGGTTGCCGGCCTCACCAAGCATTATCCCGAAACCCTGCGTCCCGCCTTGCAGATTATCAAGCTGCGTGAAGGTGTTTCAAAAGTGGCGGGATTGTACGCCATGGTGTTCAAAGAAGGCGTGTATTTTATCGCCGATGCCACAGTAAACATCGAACCGTCCGCCGAAGAATTGGCTGAAATCGCCATGCTCGCGGCGCAAACGGCGCGGCGTTTCAACGTCGAGCCGCGCGTGGCGCTGCTCTCGTTTTCGAATTTCGGCAGCGTCAAACATCCACTGGCGGAAAAAGTGCAGCAAGCGTTGGCGATTTTGCGCCACAAGGCGGTTGATTTCGTCGTTGACGGCGAAATGCAGGCAGATACCGCGGTCGTGCCGGAAATCGTCGACGAGTTTTATCCGTTCTGCCGGTTGAAAGGCGGCGCCAACGTGCTGATCTTTCCGGATCTGATCAGCGGCAATGTGGCTTACAAACTTTTGCAGCGCCTCGGCCACGCCGAAGCCATCGGCCCGATTCTCATGGGCATGAAAAAGCCGGTGCACGTCTTGCAAATCGGCAGCATGAACGAGACGGATGTTGTGAACATGACGGCGCTTGCTGTCGTCGAGGCGCAAATGAGTGAAAAATGA
- a CDS encoding 4Fe-4S dicluster domain-containing protein: MARKAILIDITLCVGCGLCRDACKEANGLPEGEETRLNANAYTVVQDWGNNTFVRRLCMHCESPTCVSVCPVGAFTKTDFGPVLYDEKKCIGCRYCMQACPYQIPTYTWNETTPRVRKCIFCHERLAQGLPTACAEICPTGATIFGDRDELIAEAQRRLREEPEKYVNHVYGLREAGGASVFFLSAVPFGKLGFPTNLPDQPLPMLTWNALSKIPNIVAVGGTALYGLWWIINRRDEVGKLHTKLKEMEEREDGRFAN, encoded by the coding sequence ATGGCTCGCAAAGCGATACTGATCGACATCACTCTTTGTGTAGGATGTGGCTTGTGCCGTGACGCCTGCAAAGAGGCCAATGGTTTACCGGAGGGGGAAGAAACGAGGCTGAACGCGAATGCTTACACGGTGGTGCAGGATTGGGGTAACAATACGTTCGTGCGACGCCTGTGCATGCACTGCGAAAGTCCCACCTGTGTTTCAGTCTGCCCGGTGGGTGCTTTCACCAAAACCGATTTCGGGCCGGTTTTGTATGATGAGAAAAAATGCATCGGCTGCCGGTATTGTATGCAAGCTTGCCCGTACCAAATCCCAACTTATACGTGGAATGAAACCACGCCGCGCGTCCGCAAGTGCATCTTTTGCCATGAACGTCTCGCGCAGGGGCTGCCAACGGCTTGCGCAGAGATTTGCCCGACCGGCGCAACGATCTTTGGCGACCGTGACGAGTTGATCGCCGAGGCGCAAAGACGGCTGCGGGAGGAGCCGGAAAAATATGTAAACCATGTCTATGGCCTCCGCGAAGCCGGTGGCGCTTCCGTGTTCTTCCTTTCGGCAGTGCCGTTTGGAAAACTCGGCTTCCCAACGAATCTTCCCGACCAGCCTTTGCCGATGCTGACGTGGAATGCGCTGTCGAAAATCCCGAACATCGTCGCCGTCGGCGGCACGGCGCTGTACGGCTTGTGGTGGATCATCAACCGCCGCGACGAAGTCGGCAAGCTGCACACGAAGCTGAAGGAGATGGAAGAACGCGAGGACGGCAGATTTGCAAATTGA